The sequence CGGGGTGACATTTGTCGATGTCACATCCGTCAGTTTTGAGATTGATTCTCCGTTGTCAGCGGAAGTTGGACACACCTGAACCTAGCCCCCAAATCCGAATTCTTCATGAATGCGCATCTCGATCGTCGGGAGATCTTGAAGCTCTCTGCGCTGGCCGGAGCTGGCGCCGTCGCCGCGGCACGTGCAGGTGCCAGCGCAGTCGCGGCTTCACTTCCCTCGGAGACGGGAGCCATCAAATGGGACAAAGCCCCCTGTCGATTCTGCGGTACAGGCTGCCACGTGCGGGTGGGAGTGAAGGAAGGACGGGTGGTAGCCATCGAGGGAGACCAACTCGCTGAGGTGAATAAAGGCCTGCTATGCGTGAAGGGCTACCACGTGGGACTCGCTCTCTATGGCAAGGATCGGCTTACCCGGCCCATGCTGCGCAAAGGTGGAAAGCTGGAACCTATCTCTTGGGAGGAGGCCATCGAAGTGGTGGCTCAGCGCATCATGACCTCGCCGGAGAAGTTCGCCATCTATGGCTCGGGACAATGGACCATCCCCGAGGGCTACGCGGCAAACAAGCTCATGAAGGCCGGGCTTTCCAACAACCACATCGAGCCAAACGCCCGTCTTTGCATGGCCAGCGCCGTGACGGGATTCCTGAGCGTCTATGGTGTGGATGAGCCGGCCGGGGCCTACGACGATCTGGACAAGTGTGATGTGCTGATCCTCTGGGGCAATAACATGGCCGAAATGCATCCCGTGCTCTTCAGCAGGGTCATCGACCGCCGTGCCCGCGGGGAAAAAGTCACCATCATCGACCTCGGCACGCGACGCACCCGCAGTTCGGAGTTTGCGGATCACTATTGGGAGTTCAAGCCGAATGGCGACCTTGCCATTGCCAATGGCATCGCTCATCTCCTGCTGAAGAATGGCACCTATGACAAGGAGTTCGTGGAGCGCCACTGTGCCTTCCGTCAGGACAAGACCGCTGCAGCCCTCCACGGCGAGTCCATGACCTTCGAGGACTACAAGGCCACACTCGCCCCCTTCACCCCTGAACATGTGGCCCAACTCTCGGGTGTGCCCGCGGAGAAGATCCAGATGCTGGCCGATCTCTTCGGCAATCGCGACCTCCGCATCACCAGCACGTGGTGCATGGGATTCAACCAGCACAACCGCGCGACGGACATCAACCGTCTCTGCCATTCCATCCACCTGCTAAGCGGCCACTTCGGCAAGCCTGGGGACGCCCCCACCTCCTTGACCGGTCAACCGAGCGCCTGTGGCACAGCGCGTGAGGTCGGCACCATGTGCCACTTCCTTCCGGGCGGACGCCTCGTGGAGAATGCCGAGCATCGCGCGGACGCGGAGAACCTCTGGAACGTTCCGGCCGGACGCATCAAGCCGAAGATGGGATACCACACCGTGCTCCTGTGGGAAAAATTTTGCACACCCACGGACAAGGGTGGTGACATCAGCACCGTGTGGGTCCAGGTGACGAATCCCGGACAGTCACTCCCCAACCTTCACAAGCTCTTCCAGGCGAAGAAGGACCTGGAGGACAAATTCCTCATCGTCTCGGATGTGTATCCCACCGCGACCACCGAACTGGCAGATCTCGTGTTGCCCTCGGCCATGTGGGTCGAGAAGAACGGCATCTACGGCAATTCCGAGAGACGCACGCAACAGTGGTTCAAGATGGTGAATCCGCCGGGAGAAGCCCGCGACGACGCCTGGCAGAATATTGCGGTCGCACGCAAGCTGTTCGAGCTCGGGCATGCCGGTATGAAGGACAAGGAAGGAAAATTTCTCTTCACCTTCAAGGACGAGGCGGGGAAAGACGTTCCTGCGTGGGAGTGGCCCCACTACCACGACCTCAATGTCGACAAGGCGCTCTTTGAAGAATACCGCGCCTTCTCCCGGCTGAAACACAAGGACCTCGCTCCCTACGATGAATATGTGAAGGCGCGCGGACTGCGCTGGCCGGTGGTGCAGCAGCCCGATGGGTCGTGGCGCGAAACGAGATTCCGCTTTGCCGAGTTCGATGATCCCTACGTGAAGAAGGGTGCAGGGATCCAGTTTTACCATTCCACTACCAAGGACGATCGCGCGCAGGTGTGGTTTGCCCCCTACACCCCACCGGCAGAGGCGCCCGATGCGGCATTTCCCTTCTGGCTGTGTACAGGCCGGGTCCTGGAGCACTGGCATACCGGCACCATGACGATGCGCATCCCTCAACTGCACGGCGCCGTTCCCTTTGCTTATGTGGAAATGCACGCCGCAGACGCGGAGGAACGCAACATCAGCAATGGCGACAGCGTGGTGGTCAAGACACGGCGGGGAGAACTGCGGCTGCCCGTCTGGGTAAATGGACGCAGCCAACCTCCGCGCGGCAATCTGTTCATTCCTTTCTTTGATGAGCGCCTGCTCTGCAATCTTCTGACTTTGGATGTGACGTGTCCGATCTCCAAGGAACCGGACTACAAGAAATGCGCAGCTGCTGTGGTGAAAGCAGGGCTCGCCGCCGGCGCAGGAACCTTTTGATCAAAAGGGAACATGAACCCACTCACGCCAGCCGAACGGGAACGCCGCGCCAAATGGCTGAAGGTGGGTGGCGTGGTGTTGATGACCACTGCAGTGAGCGGGTTCTTCATGGGGCTGCTGCAAACACGATCGCAATTGAACCTGACCGTTCCGCTGCAACTCGTGACGGATGCGCGGGACCTCACCGAAGTGCCGCCCGGCAGCGTACCGATTGCGGTGTCTTATGCGAAGCAAGACTGGCTCCGTGAAGGCAGCAACGCGCAGTGGCGCAATGATCTGGCGAAGCTCATCCAGCCGCCACCACCTCCAGGTCCGCTCCAACCGGCGACTGATGAACAGCGCGCCCAGGCACTCCACCAGCGCGAACTGCGGCGTGCTTACGATGGCGCTCCTCCCGTCGTGCCTCACCCCATCACCCAGGAGTCATCCGCCTCGTGTCTGGCCTGTCATGGCCCGGGGCTGGTCGTGAAGGACAAGACCGCTTCAAAAGTCAGCCATGCGCACTTCTCGAGCTGCACCCAGTGCCACGTGCCGGGAAACGGCCCACAACTGCAGCCGTCCGAGACGACCTTGCTGGCTGAATTCGGAGAGGGGAACACGTTCCATGGCATCGCGTCCCATGGTAAAGGCACACGAGCCTGGCCTGGCGCACCGCCGACGGTGCCACATCCCACGCAGATGCGCTCGGACTGCATGAGCTGCCACGGACCAACGGGATTGGCAGGATTGCGCACGAGTCATCCAGAGAGGCAACAGTGCGTGCAATGTCATGTGCCCACCCAGCCAGGCCTTCCGATTGGAATCTTCACAGCATTGTCTTCATGGGCTTCAAAGGAAGAGACCAAAGAAGGAGCGGACGAGTGATGTCACAACCATTCACGGCATGAAGGAACGATGCTCCAGACGTGAGTGGTTTTCCAGCGTCCTGCGCCCCTGGCAAAGTCGCAACGCCAAACCGACCGCATTGCGGCAGGGAATTCCCTCACGCGAACCGGTGGCATCAGCTCCGCAAACAACTACACCACCGACGCCGGACATCCAGCGTGTCGCAGTAGTGCAGGGTCGCTTCTGCATCGCGCTTACCTCCTTCTGCTCTGTGTGCGTTGAACGGTGCCCCGTACCGGGCGCCATGGTATCACAGCGGGGCATGCCCACGGTGCTCGCTGAGGCATGCACCGGATGCGGTATTTGTTTTGATGTCTGCCCCGCTCCGCGCAAAGCCGTCCTCATGCTGGCAAAGAAGCCAATCCCACCGGTGGGATGAGCATGCGACCTCTCCGCTCCGTCGTACAAACACTCTCCAGATATCCGCATGTCCGAGACTCCAGCCGATAGCAGCTCAAGGTCCGAAACCGCAGCGAATCCCAACGCGCCCCTCCCTCCCCTGCCCGAATTGCATGGCGGCATGCTCAACAACGAGACACTCGCACAGTTGTTTGAAGACTACAGCCATTGCACGACGGTCACGGAGATCATACCAAAGCATGCCGCGCAGAGCCATGTGCCGGAGCAGTCGCACCTCACGCTGGCATCCGCGCAGGAACTCCTGCGAACAGGCAGCGTTCGGGCCCTGCAGGTGCGCTATCACTTCGATGGTGGAGAATGGTGGGACACGATCATGACGCTACCCGAGGGCTTCCGCCTCGTGCGAATCCGCCATGATTTCGGGCAAGCATGAGTTGCCCCGCCCTGATTGCCATTGTCTGCTATTTCTTCTTCGCGGATTTCCTGGCGGGCTTCTTCTTGGCCGGCTTGGAATCCTGGCGCTCCCAACCTTGGGCACGTTTCAGAGCTTCATTCCATCGTTCCCTCAGTTCCTGTACCCTGGCCCTGGGCATCTTCGGTTCGAAGGTCTTGTCGATTTGCCATTGATGGGAAATCTCACCCGTGTCCTTCCAGAACCCAACAGCCAGCCCAGCGAGGTAGGCTGCACCCAGTGCAGTCGTCTCCGTGACCACTGGACGCACCACAGGCACGCCGAGCAGGTCTGCTTGGAACTGCATGAGCGGCTCACTCTTTGAGGCGCCCCCATCCACGCGTAGCTCCGGCAGCTTCTTCCCCGTGTCCGCGACAATGGCATCCATGAGGTCGGCAATCTGGAACGCGACACCCTCCAGCGCCGCACGGGCGATATGGGCCGCGCTCGTGTCTCGGGTCAGGCCCACAATGGTGCCACGTGCATACGCATCCCAATGTGGTGCACCGAGCCCGGCGAACGCCGGCACCAGGAACACCCCGCCACTGTCCTGCACGGAGGCCGCAAGCATATCCACCTCTTGCGCGGACCTCACCAGTTGCAATCCATCGCGCAGCCACTGCACCACGGCGCCACCGATGAAGACACTCCCCTCCAGGGCAAACTCCCGCTTCTTCCCCAGTTGCCACGCCACCGTAGTGAGCAGCCTTTGCTTCGAGGCGACCGGCGTCGTGCCAATGTTCTGCAGCAGGAAGCAACCGGTGCCATATGTATTTTTGCTCAGGCCAGTCTTCACACACATCTGGCCGAAGAGAGCAGCCTGCTGGTCACCTGCGATGCCCGCCACCGGCACGCCTTGCAGACCGAGCGAGGTGCTGATCTCTCCGTACACTTCGCTGGAGGAGCGCACCTCCGGCAGCATGCTCAGCGGGACATTGAAGAGCTTGCACAGCTTCTTGTCCCATTCACCCGTCTGGATGTTGTAGAGCATCGTGCGGGAGGCGTTGCTCGGATCCGTCACGTGCGCATTCTTGCCACTGGTGAGCTTCCACACGAGCCACGTGTCCACCGTGCCAAAAAGCAGGTCTCCCGCCTCTGCCTTCTTTCGTGCGCCGGGAACATTTTCCAGCATCCACGCGACCTTCGTCGCGGAGAAGTAGGCATCAATGAGCAGGCCAGTACGTTGCTGGATCATCTTTTCGTGGCCGGCAGCGCGAATTTCATCGCACATGCCTGCCGTGCGCCTGTCCTGCCATACAATGGCATTGCAGATGGCATCCCCCGTGTGGCGATCCCACACCACCGTGGTTTCCCGTTGGTTGGTGATGCCCACCGCTGCGACGTCACTCGGACGGATTCGCGCCCTACCCAATGCCTCCACCGCCACGGAGATCTGGGAGAACCAGATCTCCTGCGGGTCATGCTCCACCCATCCGGGTTTCGGATAGATCTGGCGTATTTCCTTTTGTGCCACGGACTTGATCTGGCCGTCGTGGTCAAAAACAATGGCACGCACACTCGTGGTGCCGGCATCAAGAGAGAGGACGTAGGACATGGTCAGGGAAGCGTGGTTTTTTCGATGACTTTCTGAGCGAAGAGCAGGTGATGCACTCCAGCACCAATCAGCCCGCCGATGATGGGCCCCACCACAGGGATCCATGCGTAGCTCCAGTCGGAACCTCCTTTACCCGGAATGGGCAGCAGCGCGTGCATGATGCGGGGACCAAGATCCCGCGCAGGATTGATGGCATATCCCGTGGGACCGCCCAGCGACAAGCCAATGGCAAACACCAGCAGCCCTATCAGAAGCGGTCCGAACCCCGTGGACCAGCCCTCCACGGTGAAATTGCTTTCCGAGGGAATCGCCAGTGCGCCAAAGACCAGCGCGGCCGTTCCAATGATCTCGCAGATGAGGTTTCCAGGCGTATGCCTGATACCGGGTGCTGTACAGAAGATGCCCAGCTTCGCGCCTTGATCGGAGGTTACCGACCAATGCGGCAGATACGCCAGCCACACGAGTGTGGCGCCAATCATGGCTCCCAGCATTTGGGCGGCAATGTACCCAGGGACCAATCCTGGATCAAACTTGCCGATGGCAGCCAATCCAATGGACACCGCCGGATTGAGGTGTGCACTACTCACTGTACCGACGGAGTAGGCTGCGATCATCACCGCGAGCCCCCAGCCCGCAGTGATGACAATCCAGCCTCCATTCTGGCCTTTCGATTTGTTTAACAACACATTGGCGACAACTCCGTCGCCAAAAAGGATGAGCAATGCCGTGCCCACAACTTCTCCAAGGTAGGGTTCCATAAGGGATAGGAAGCGTTCACCCCTAGTCAGCGCAGAAGGCCACTAAAACGTCAATACAATTGCACGCATAACCTTGATTGCCGGCGCTCTGCAGCGTCAAGCCCTCAGCCAGGCATCCCGATGTTCTGCGACAAACGCGTCATCGCTGAGATGTGGATAGGCGGCGTATACCCGGTCAATCTCATCCTTCTGACCGGAGCTCAGGCCTTCACTTTCATCGAGGCACCAGAGGCCCTCCAGCAATCCCTGTCGACGTAGAACCTCATGAAGACCTGCAATGCATCCGTGATAGTGATTTGCTGCATCAAAGAATGCAGCATTGCAATCGGTGACTTCCACGCCAAGTCGCAGCAAATCCGGGGTTGGCTCCGCATTCCGGCTGTTTCTGTGATATTCCACCGCCTGCCGGGTCCACACTGACCAGTGCCCCAGCAACCCGCCGACAATCCTGCGGGCCGCACCTCCGAAGGAATAAGGCGTGAGAAAGTCGGCGATGATATTGTCGTCATTTCCCGTGTACAGGGCAATGTCGTCACGCCCCACCTCCATGACGGCGCGAATCACATCGAGCGTCTGATACCGGTTGAACGGCGCAATCTTGATCGCCACCACGCCCTCGATTTCGGCAAACCTGCGCCAGAAGGAGAATCCCAGCGCCCGCCCCCCAACGCTCGGCTGCAGATAGAAACCCACCACCGGCATGACCTCCGCCACCGCACGGCAATGGGAGATCAGAGCATCCTCATCCGCATCCCGCAGGGCAGCGAGGCTCAACAACACCACGTGATAGCCGAGCTTCTCGCACGTCTGCGTTTCCGCGACGGCCTGTCGCGTTTCACCACACACTCCCGCAACACGCACCAATGGATGAACAGCTCGATTCATCTCCTCCGCCGCGAGGGAAAGCACCGGCTCATACAACCCCACACGCGGATCGCGAATGGCAAACTGCGTGGTATGCACTCCCACCGCGAGGCCACCCACACCAGCCGCGATGTAGTAACGCGAAAGCGCACGCTGACGCCGCTCATCGAGCTTCCTCGCGGAGTTCAAAGCAAGCGGGTGCGCAGGAATGGCGACCCCCTCGTCCAGCATGGCACGAATCCCCAGATTCATACCTTCAGCGCATAGTGGATCTGCCGCCCCACTTCCACGAATCCGCATGAGGGATAGAGATGCTGTCCCACAACATTGTTCGCCATGGTCTCAATCATCACATAGGCCAGGCCTTCACCACGGCAGTATGCAACCGCATGGTCAATGAGTTTGCGCCCAATGCCCCGGCCCTGAGCAGTGCTGTCCACCGCCAGATTGGGAATGCGCCCCTTCCCTACACCGGGGTCAATGCGAGTGGTGATGTATCCCAGCACTTTCCCGTCCTCCTCCATGACGAACACGCCAGCTGGATTCACCTCGCAATCCTCATCCACCTGTCGGGCCTTGCGCCAGCGCCAGTCATGTCCAGCGAGCGGACCAAAGTTGCGCTCCACGTTCTGGTCGATCGCGGTGCCATCGAATCCCTCAATGGTGATGCGTCGCATCTGTTCCAAATCATCGGGCTGGTAGGTTCGTATGTTCATGGTCCGATCAGAATTTTCCGTCCGTGGCTTCGAAGTGCGTAGGCTTGTTGATGGTAGCGCCTCCCTGTCGAAGCCATTGCGCCGTTGCTTGCATCATCTCTTCGAGGCTCACCTCTGGCGGTCCGAACCACTCGTAAGAACGTGAGGCATCCCAAAGCCATGCTCGCTCTCCTTCAGTTCGCGAGATGATGGGCTCCTTTCCCAGTAATTCACCAAAACGCCCGGCCAGCCACCTTACAGACACACGCTCCAGCCCCGTGGCATTGAGTGCCAGCGGTGGATTCGAGGTGTAAGCCAGACTTTGGATTGCCCGCGCATTCGCATCGCCCTGCCAGATGACATGCACGGCGCCCATGCTCACATCCACCGGTTGCCCTGATGCCACTTTCCGCGCCACATCCAGAAGGACGCCGTACCTCAGGTCATTCGCATAGCAGAGCCGGAAGAAGAGCACCCGTGTGCCATGCTGCTTTGCGTAGTGCGTGAACACCCGCTCACGCCCCACACAGGTGGCAGCATATTCACCGGGAGGATTCAGGGCATCCTCCTCTCGCGAGCCCGGGCCACTCAATGGCACGAGTGGATACACACATCCCGTGGAAAAGACCACGATGCGTGACCTGGCATAGCGCTCCGCCACATTCGCCGGCACGAGAGTATTCATCACCCACGTGAGCTCCGGGGCCTCCGTCGTGCCAAACTTCTGCCCCGCCATGAAAATCACGTTCGGCACCTCCGGCAGGGACTGGACCGCAGCGCGCTCCAGCAAGTCACATGGGATCACAATGACCCCATGACCTTCGAGTTCAGCACGGGACTTTGCATCCGAGAAGCGTGAAACAGCGAAGACCTTCCTCTCGTGCTGGCCCAGCTCATCCAGCCCCCGCCGCACCATGCGCGCAAGCGTCGGCCCCATCTTACCGCCAGCGCCGAGGATCGCCACATCGCCTTCCAATGCCCGAAGCGCCTCGCGCACTCCGCTGGTCGGCAGACTCAGGAGATCTTCAAGCTCAGTGGTGTTTGTGGGTTGCTGCATGCGCACAGGTGGACGGCTCCACATGTACGCAGCAAGCGTGGACTTTTAGCCTGTCACCACATCTTGGTGACGGAATCATGATTTGAGAAGACATTCCGCAGTCTTCGCAGTCTCCAATGCACATCAGCAGTTCACAACCGTCGCCTACGCGACGTCAGGCAGAGAGCTGCTGGCGCGTCCAGGGAAGCTTGTCCCAATTGGTCGCCTGCACTTCGCGGGGAAACGGGACCGTCTTCTCCGGATAGTAGAAGCTCCATCCCCGTGTAGCACGCCGCACCCCCATGATGAAAACATTGCCAAACTGGCGGCCGAGGTTGGCTACCATTTCTTTTGCGGCAGCCTGATCCGGCACGTCAGTTTCGTCCACTCGAACTGCTGTAAAGCTGAAGCCATTCGCGCAAACGTAGTCGCATCGATCGATTTCGTAGGAGGACAAGATGTTCATGCCCGCATAAACACCTGAGAGCCGCTTCCAATTAGTTTCTTTTTCTTCCGGATGTTTTTTTACCCGAAGTGATATTTTTGTGCCGCCAATTTCTACAACTCGAAGCAAAAAGAATCTTGTGATGTGCTAAAAATTTCGTGCGATTGCAACACCTGCTGTTACCCGCGCAATCTTCGCGAAATCCCATCCACCAATCGCGCCCCCGCTTCACGCAGTGTCGCCTCGCTCTTCGCAAAGTGAAAGCGAACCATCTGCTTCGTCGGCTCGCGGAAAAAGCTGGAACCCGGCACGCCAGCCACACCGGCCTCTGTCACCATCCACCCGGCTGCACTGGTGTCATCTGCAAAGCCCAGCTCAGACACATCCAGCATCACATAGTAGGCCCCCTGAGGCTCCGTGTAAGTCAGTCCTGTGTCGCGAAGGAGTTTCAAGAACACCTCACGCTTCAGGCTGTAGAGATCTCTCAGTCCTTCATAGTAGCTGTCGGGAAGTTCGAGTCCTGCGATGGCCGCCTCCTGCAGTGGCGCTGCGGCGCCCACGGTGAGAAAATCATGCACCTTCCTTGCCTGCCGGATCACCGGCGCGCTGGCCTGTACATATCCCAGGCGCCAGCCGGTGATGGAGTACGTTTTGGAGAGTGAATTGCAGGTGATCGTCCTCTCAAAAGCCCCCGGGAGCGCGGCGAAATGCACGTGCTCATGGCCAGCATACACGATGTGCTCATACGGTTCGTCCGTGATCACAAAGGCATCATGCTCCTCAGCCAGCCGAAGAATCTGCAGCAACTCCTCCCGTGTGAATACCTTGCCCGTGGGATTGGAGGGATTGCACACGATGATGGCCTTGGGCTTCTGCTGAAACGCCTTCACAAGCTCTTCCATGGAAATGCCAAAGTCTGGTGGCATCAGTGGTACAAAGATGGGCTGCGCCCCGGAGAGAATCGCGTCGGCCGCATAGTTCTCGTAGAACGGGGAGAACACGATGACCTTGTCCCCCGGATTGCAGGCAGTCATCATGGCCACCATCATCGCCTCCGTGCTGCCACAGGTCACCACCAGATGCTCATCCGGATCCAGAGCCAGCCCGGAAAATCGCGAAATCTTCGCTGCCAGGGCCGCTCGGAATCTCGGCGCCCCCCAGGTAACCGAGTACTGGTGGAAATCCCCTCTCGTTGCCCGCTCAAGCGCCACCAACAATTCTTCCGGTGGACCAAAGTCAGGGAACCCTTGTGAGAGATTGATGGCCCCATGCTGGTTGGCCATTCGGGTCATGCCTCGGATGACCGATTCGGAAAAATTCGTGAGGCGCGTAGAAGTGTCAGGCATTCGCGTGCGACTTAACCGAAGCCCACCGATTCGCAAGTCTCCCACCCTGCATCCAGGTCAGACCGGCAAAAGCCTGGCGTCCCCGTCAGGAATCGAACCTGAATTTAGGGTTTAGGAAACCCTCGTTCTATCCGTTGAACTACGGGGACTTGTTAATTATGAGAACTTTACATCAATCAAATCGCCCCTAAAACCCCAAAGTTGCACCAAAAGTTGCACCTGCTGGGTCGTAAGTGCGTTGGTGTTTCGGGAGGTTTGAGAAAGTGGCATGAGCGGCTGAAGATGGCGAATTCTACGACCAAAGCAACACTCTTTCATTCACCTTAAACACTCCCGTACGGGGGCGTATCGTCGTCAAAGTTGCCTCCAACCACCCCCTGAATAACTTTTTCCCGGTACACTCACTTGGACCTGGAAACCCAGCACCGAATTCACGTCAAGGTAGGCACTCTGCTACCACCTGAGTAAAGCCCCCGGCTAAATCGCTCAATGCCTCAAGTGCGGAGACAACCACAGACCTGAAAGCCCCACCCTCAAACGAAAGACACGATGACAGAACGCGAAACACTGCAACGAATCGTAGATGACACGAACAAGCTGGCCCGGCTGTTCTATGCCTCGCAAGGCTACCACGGGCTTTCAACTGAAAGACGAAGAACCTGATTCGATAGGTCTAGCGTAAAAAAAGTTCCGGCTAGGCATGGAGCTTCGCCGGGTGCCTCAACAACAGACAATAGGACTGTTCCATGCTTCTCATCGTCGTCAGACCTCATTTTGCATCGGATTACTGTAATCGAATCCTCAATTGCAGAGGGACCGAAGCGCTCCCTACAATAGCTAAGAAAAAAGGGTAGGACTTCGGTGCGGCGTTGAGTCAGCACATCCTTCACAAGTTCTTGTCGTGTAAATTGGAGGGCCACCCTGCCCAACATGCTGGCCCAGTCTTTTGATAATCCAAGTTCGAAGTTCATAAGGGGAAGACACATGCAACACCTCCCAAATAGGGCGTCGGGATGCCTATTGGCACCGCGGTAGACTACGAAGCGAGCACTAACTGTCCATTTCTTTTCAGTCTGTAGCCTCTCCTAAAGCACTGAAGAAGGCGGTTGAGGGTTTGCCGGATTTTACAGTCTTAAGGGTGGAGGCTCTCACACCAACACTACGGAAACCTTGGTGACGACCTAATCCACCAGCGGATCTATTCCGCAATCTTGACACAGCTTTTTGTACCTCTCGAGGTGACGCGACTTCACCCTCCGATAATTGTCGCCCAGAGTCTGATTAAGAAAGATCTCCCGGTCAATTGC is a genomic window of Roseimicrobium gellanilyticum containing:
- a CDS encoding molybdopterin-dependent oxidoreductase; the protein is MNAHLDRREILKLSALAGAGAVAAARAGASAVAASLPSETGAIKWDKAPCRFCGTGCHVRVGVKEGRVVAIEGDQLAEVNKGLLCVKGYHVGLALYGKDRLTRPMLRKGGKLEPISWEEAIEVVAQRIMTSPEKFAIYGSGQWTIPEGYAANKLMKAGLSNNHIEPNARLCMASAVTGFLSVYGVDEPAGAYDDLDKCDVLILWGNNMAEMHPVLFSRVIDRRARGEKVTIIDLGTRRTRSSEFADHYWEFKPNGDLAIANGIAHLLLKNGTYDKEFVERHCAFRQDKTAAALHGESMTFEDYKATLAPFTPEHVAQLSGVPAEKIQMLADLFGNRDLRITSTWCMGFNQHNRATDINRLCHSIHLLSGHFGKPGDAPTSLTGQPSACGTAREVGTMCHFLPGGRLVENAEHRADAENLWNVPAGRIKPKMGYHTVLLWEKFCTPTDKGGDISTVWVQVTNPGQSLPNLHKLFQAKKDLEDKFLIVSDVYPTATTELADLVLPSAMWVEKNGIYGNSERRTQQWFKMVNPPGEARDDAWQNIAVARKLFELGHAGMKDKEGKFLFTFKDEAGKDVPAWEWPHYHDLNVDKALFEEYRAFSRLKHKDLAPYDEYVKARGLRWPVVQQPDGSWRETRFRFAEFDDPYVKKGAGIQFYHSTTKDDRAQVWFAPYTPPAEAPDAAFPFWLCTGRVLEHWHTGTMTMRIPQLHGAVPFAYVEMHAADAEERNISNGDSVVVKTRRGELRLPVWVNGRSQPPRGNLFIPFFDERLLCNLLTLDVTCPISKEPDYKKCAAAVVKAGLAAGAGTF
- a CDS encoding nitrate reductase cytochrome c-type subunit — encoded protein: MNPLTPAERERRAKWLKVGGVVLMTTAVSGFFMGLLQTRSQLNLTVPLQLVTDARDLTEVPPGSVPIAVSYAKQDWLREGSNAQWRNDLAKLIQPPPPPGPLQPATDEQRAQALHQRELRRAYDGAPPVVPHPITQESSASCLACHGPGLVVKDKTASKVSHAHFSSCTQCHVPGNGPQLQPSETTLLAEFGEGNTFHGIASHGKGTRAWPGAPPTVPHPTQMRSDCMSCHGPTGLAGLRTSHPERQQCVQCHVPTQPGLPIGIFTALSSWASKEETKEGADE
- a CDS encoding 4Fe-4S binding protein — its product is MPTVLAEACTGCGICFDVCPAPRKAVLMLAKKPIPPVG
- the glpK gene encoding glycerol kinase GlpK translates to MSYVLSLDAGTTSVRAIVFDHDGQIKSVAQKEIRQIYPKPGWVEHDPQEIWFSQISVAVEALGRARIRPSDVAAVGITNQRETTVVWDRHTGDAICNAIVWQDRRTAGMCDEIRAAGHEKMIQQRTGLLIDAYFSATKVAWMLENVPGARKKAEAGDLLFGTVDTWLVWKLTSGKNAHVTDPSNASRTMLYNIQTGEWDKKLCKLFNVPLSMLPEVRSSSEVYGEISTSLGLQGVPVAGIAGDQQAALFGQMCVKTGLSKNTYGTGCFLLQNIGTTPVASKQRLLTTVAWQLGKKREFALEGSVFIGGAVVQWLRDGLQLVRSAQEVDMLAASVQDSGGVFLVPAFAGLGAPHWDAYARGTIVGLTRDTSAAHIARAALEGVAFQIADLMDAIVADTGKKLPELRVDGGASKSEPLMQFQADLLGVPVVRPVVTETTALGAAYLAGLAVGFWKDTGEISHQWQIDKTFEPKMPRARVQELRERWNEALKRAQGWERQDSKPAKKKPARKSAKKK
- a CDS encoding MIP/aquaporin family protein, translating into MEPYLGEVVGTALLILFGDGVVANVLLNKSKGQNGGWIVITAGWGLAVMIAAYSVGTVSSAHLNPAVSIGLAAIGKFDPGLVPGYIAAQMLGAMIGATLVWLAYLPHWSVTSDQGAKLGIFCTAPGIRHTPGNLICEIIGTAALVFGALAIPSESNFTVEGWSTGFGPLLIGLLVFAIGLSLGGPTGYAINPARDLGPRIMHALLPIPGKGGSDWSYAWIPVVGPIIGGLIGAGVHHLLFAQKVIEKTTLP
- a CDS encoding dihydrodipicolinate synthase family protein; this encodes MNLGIRAMLDEGVAIPAHPLALNSARKLDERRQRALSRYYIAAGVGGLAVGVHTTQFAIRDPRVGLYEPVLSLAAEEMNRAVHPLVRVAGVCGETRQAVAETQTCEKLGYHVVLLSLAALRDADEDALISHCRAVAEVMPVVGFYLQPSVGGRALGFSFWRRFAEIEGVVAIKIAPFNRYQTLDVIRAVMEVGRDDIALYTGNDDNIIADFLTPYSFGGAARRIVGGLLGHWSVWTRQAVEYHRNSRNAEPTPDLLRLGVEVTDCNAAFFDAANHYHGCIAGLHEVLRRQGLLEGLWCLDESEGLSSGQKDEIDRVYAAYPHLSDDAFVAEHRDAWLRA
- a CDS encoding GNAT family N-acetyltransferase — its product is MNIRTYQPDDLEQMRRITIEGFDGTAIDQNVERNFGPLAGHDWRWRKARQVDEDCEVNPAGVFVMEEDGKVLGYITTRIDPGVGKGRIPNLAVDSTAQGRGIGRKLIDHAVAYCRGEGLAYVMIETMANNVVGQHLYPSCGFVEVGRQIHYALKV
- a CDS encoding NAD-dependent epimerase/dehydratase family protein encodes the protein MQQPTNTTELEDLLSLPTSGVREALRALEGDVAILGAGGKMGPTLARMVRRGLDELGQHERKVFAVSRFSDAKSRAELEGHGVIVIPCDLLERAAVQSLPEVPNVIFMAGQKFGTTEAPELTWVMNTLVPANVAERYARSRIVVFSTGCVYPLVPLSGPGSREEDALNPPGEYAATCVGRERVFTHYAKQHGTRVLFFRLCYANDLRYGVLLDVARKVASGQPVDVSMGAVHVIWQGDANARAIQSLAYTSNPPLALNATGLERVSVRWLAGRFGELLGKEPIISRTEGERAWLWDASRSYEWFGPPEVSLEEMMQATAQWLRQGGATINKPTHFEATDGKF
- a CDS encoding pyridoxal phosphate-dependent aminotransferase, translating into MPDTSTRLTNFSESVIRGMTRMANQHGAINLSQGFPDFGPPEELLVALERATRGDFHQYSVTWGAPRFRAALAAKISRFSGLALDPDEHLVVTCGSTEAMMVAMMTACNPGDKVIVFSPFYENYAADAILSGAQPIFVPLMPPDFGISMEELVKAFQQKPKAIIVCNPSNPTGKVFTREELLQILRLAEEHDAFVITDEPYEHIVYAGHEHVHFAALPGAFERTITCNSLSKTYSITGWRLGYVQASAPVIRQARKVHDFLTVGAAAPLQEAAIAGLELPDSYYEGLRDLYSLKREVFLKLLRDTGLTYTEPQGAYYVMLDVSELGFADDTSAAGWMVTEAGVAGVPGSSFFREPTKQMVRFHFAKSEATLREAGARLVDGISRRLRG